In Castor canadensis chromosome 11, mCasCan1.hap1v2, whole genome shotgun sequence, a single genomic region encodes these proteins:
- the Tmem11 gene encoding transmembrane protein 11, mitochondrial isoform X2, whose amino-acid sequence MVSLSATDCYIVHEIYNGENAQDQFEYELEQALEAQYKYIVIEPTRIGDETARWITVGNCLHKTAVLAGTACLFTPLALPLDYSHYISLPAGALSLACCTLYGISWQFDPCCKYQVEYDAYKLSRLPLHTLTSSTPVVLVRKDDLYRKRLHNTIALAALAYCVKKVYELYAV is encoded by the coding sequence GGTGAGCTTGTCGGCCACAGACTGCTACATTGTGCATGAGATCTACAATGGGGAGAATGCCCAGGACCAGTTTGAGTATGAGCTGGAGCAGGCCCTGGAAGCCCAGTACAAGTACATTGTGATCGAGCCCACCCGCATTGGGGATGAGACAGCACGCTGGATCACCGTGGGCAATTGCCTGCACAAGACGGCTGTGCTGGCAGGCACTGCCTGCCTCTTCACCCCGTTGGCACTTCCCCTGGATTACTCCCACTACATCTCCCTGCCCGCTGGCGCGCTGAGCCTGGCCTGCTGCACCCTCTATGGAATCTCCTGGCAGTTTGACCCTTGCTGCAAATACCAGGTAGAGTACGATGCCTATAAACTGTCCCGCCTGCCTCTGCACACACTCACCTCCTCCACCCCAGTGGTGCTGGTCCGGAAGGACGACCTGTACAGAAAGAGACTTCACAACACGATAGCACTGGCCGCCCTGGCGTACTGTGTAAAGAAGGTTTATGAGCTCTATGCCGTATGA
- the Dhrs7b gene encoding dehydrogenase/reductase SDR family member 7B isoform X3 gives MVSSATRKSLLKGRVMDLITSTTVLSLLFGSLGTFGLFWLLQWMRTKAYLRNAVVVITGATSGLGRECAKVFHAAGAKLVLCGRNVEALEELTRELTASHASQRHTHKPYTVTFDLADPKAITAAATQILQCFGYVDILVNNAGISYRGTILDTTVDVDKRVMEINYFGPIALTKALLPSMIKRRQGHVVAISSIQGRISIPYRSAYAASKHATQAFFDCLRAEIEQDGIKVTVISPGYIRTNLSVNAVTADGSRYGAMDKNTAQGRSPAEVAQNILAAVKKKRKDVILADLVPSLAIYLRTLAPGVFFSIMASRAKKEQKSKTS, from the exons GAAGAGTCTGCTGAAGGGTCGGGTCATGGACTTGATCACCTCTACAACCGTCCTGTCCCTGCTGTTTGGCTCCCTGGGCACCTTTGGCCTCTTCTGGCTGCTGCAATGGATGCGCACAAAGGCTTACCTGCGGAACGCTGTGGTGGTGATTACAGGCGCCACCTCAGGACTGGGGAGAG aATGTGCCAAAGTCTTCCACGCTGCGGGAGCTAAGCTGGTGCTCTGTGGCCGGAATGTGGAGGCCCTCGAAGAGCTCACCAGAGAGCTCACTGCTTCTCATGCCTCACAG aggcacacacacaaaccctacacGGTGACCTTCGACCTCGCAGACCCCAAGGCCATTACTGCTGCAGCAACCCAGATCCTGCAGTGCTTTGGCTATGTGGACATCCTTGTCAACAATGCTGGGATCAGCTATCGTGGCACTATCCTGGACACCACAGTGGATGTAGACAAGAGGGTCATGGAGATAAACTACTTTGGCCCTATTGCTCTAACAAAAG cACTCCTGCCCTCCATGATTAAGAGGAGGCAAGGCCACGTCGTCGCCATCAGCAGCATCCAGGGAAGAATCAGCATTCCTTATCGGTCAGCAT ACGCAGCCTCCAAGCACGCTACCCAGGCATTCTTTGACTGCCTGCGGGCCGAGATAGAGCAGGATGGTATCAAGGTGACTGTGATCAGCCCCGGCTACATCCGCACTAACCTCTCTGTAAATGCTGTCACCGCTGACGGCTCCAGATATGGAG CTATGGACAAAAACACAGCCCAGGGCCGAAGCCCTGCAGAGGTAGCCCAGAACATTCTTGCTGCcgtgaagaagaagagaaaagatgtgATCCTGGCTGACTTAGTGCCATCCTTGGCCATTTATCTTCGAACTCTGGCTCCTGGAGTCTTCTTCAGCATCATGGCCTCCAGAGCCAAAAAGGAGCAGAAGTCCAAGACCTCCTGA